From a single Macrobrachium rosenbergii isolate ZJJX-2024 chromosome 7, ASM4041242v1, whole genome shotgun sequence genomic region:
- the LOC136840423 gene encoding uncharacterized protein has protein sequence MERALRPERLDILPTSPDAARVFKHWLFIFSRYKNATEGTNDVYLGMLANALSPENFELISDCSTYDDAIAKLNKVFIQPANEIVSRHRLATRRQMSGETIDEYLRALHKLSVDCNFKDVSSEVYRDESIRDAFIAGISSQHIRTRLLENKMLTLSAAADQARALELAFKDSQSYGIPSDECIPAAAVKTRPEYDDHICEKADRSDAPDDDLVALTLQEKCFFCGYRRHPRKKCPAKEVNCRKCNKLGHFAKVCLRTISMAASHYVSPISGSCNVDIVVNGREYSSVKFLVLPGLCADVILGIPFLNKHSSVTVSYGGTRPKLELSALATLSITPPRVFRNLSPDCHPIAVKSRRYSASDAEFIGTEIDRLLEEGVIEHSTSPWRAQVVVVHNRNKRRMVVDYSETINKFTYLDAYPLPNIDDLVNEIAKYKVFSSVDLKSAYHLVPLPEEDRPYTAFEADSGLYQFTRSGSFSEDY, from the exons ATGGAACGCGCTCTTCGGCCAGAACGTCTCGATATTCTACCTACGTCCCCAGATGCTGCTCGAGTTTTCAAGCATTGGCTGTTCATCTTTTCCCGATACAAAAATGCTACTGAAGGAACTAACGACGTTTATCTTGGTATGCTTGCAAATGCATTATCGCCTGAGAACTTTGAGCTTATATCTGATTGCTCTACTTACGATGACGCCATCgcaaaactgaataaagtttTCATACAGCCTGCGAACGAAATTGTTTCTCGACATCGTCTTGCCACTCGTCGACAGATGTCAGGAGAAACAATAGACGAGTATTTACGTGCTCTGCACAAACTTAGCGTTGACTGCAACTTCAAGGACGTTTCTTCAGAGGTATATAGAGATGAAAGTATTCGTGATGCTTTTATTGCTGGGATTTCCTCTCAACATATTCGCACgagattacttgaaaataaaatgcttacGTTATCTGCTGCTGCTGACCAAGCCAGAGCTCTGGAACTCGCTTTCAAGGATTCACAGTCTTATGGAATTCCTTCCGACGAATGTATTCCTGCAGCCGCCGTCAAAACTAGGCCTGAATATGATGATCATATTTGTGAAAAGGCCGACAGGTCCGATGCTCCAGATGATGATTTAGTTGCTTTGACTCTACAAGAGAAATGTTTCTTCTGCGGGTACAGGCGTCATCCTAGAAAAAAGTGCCCTGCAAAGGAAGTTAATTGTCGAAAATGTAACAAACTTGGACATTTTGCTAAGGTGTGTTTAA GAACTATCTCAATGGCTGCTTCTCATTATGTGTCGCCTATTAGTGGCTCTTGCAATGTTGACATTGTAGTCAATGGACGTGAGTATTCCAGTGTCAAATTTCTTGTGCTACCTGGACTTTGTGCGGATGTAATTCTTGGAATCCCTTTTCTTAATAAACATTCTAGTGTGACTGTGTCATACGGCGGCACTCGACCTAAACTTGAATTATCTGCATTAGCTACGTTGTCAATCACGCCCCCTAGAGTATTCCGTAATCTTTCTCCTGATTGCCAtcctattgctgtgaaatcaagaAGATATAGTGCTTCGGATGCAGAGTTTATAGGGACAGAAATCGATCGTCTTCTTGAAGAGGGTGTAATTGAACATAGTACATCGCCATGGCGTGCTCAAGTGGTGGTTGTTCACAACAGGAATAAGAGACGTATGGTTGTCGATTATTCGGAGACTATTAATAAATTCACCTACCTGGATGCATATCCTCTTCCTAACATAGACGACCTAGTCAATGAAATAGCCAAGTACAAAGTGTTTAGCTCTGTGGATTTAAAGAGTGCTTATCATCTGGTCCCATTACCAGAGGAAGATCGACCTTATACTGCCTTTGAAGCTGACAGCGGCCTCTATCAGTTTACTAGGAGTGGCAGCTTTTCAGAGgattattaa
- the LOC136840424 gene encoding uncharacterized protein translates to MTAATIISRLTKLFSTFGLPNYVHSDRGASFMSSELKSFFLKHGVATSRSTPYHPTGNAQCERFVGTVWKSVMLALKSCDLPPTAWEMVLDDALHSIRTLLSTATGETPHERMFIFQRKTSSGMSLPTWLCESGTVLLRRHVRRKEDPLVEEVQLLEANPSYAHVRFEDGREDTVAISDLARCPRAVPPPPGTGKTQLEDEVESVNKEDASETQNLERSICDDVTNSNNDDKLSVAPRRSQRIRRPVDRLNYN, encoded by the coding sequence ATGACGGCCGCTACCATTATTTCACGTCTCACTAAGCTGTTCTCGACTTTTGGTCTGCCCAACTATGTGCACTCCGATAGAGGAGCATCATTTATGTCCTCTGAACTCAAATCGTTCTTCCTTAAACATGGCGTCGCAACAAGTCGTTCTACACCCTATCATCCAACTGGTAATGCCCAATGTGAGCGTTTTGTTGGGACCGTATGGAAATCCGTGATGCTTGCCTTGAAGTCTTGTGATTTACCGCCAACTGCTTGGGAAATGGTTCTTGATGATGCATTGCATTCGATTCGCACTCTGCTTTCCACTGCTACTGGTGAAACCCCTCATGAGAGAATGTTCATCTTTCAGCGAAAGACCTCCTCCGGAATGAGTCTTCCCACTTGGTTGTGCGAATCGGGAACTGTTCTTCTGAGAAGACACGTGCGTAGAAAGGAAGATCCTCTCGTTGAAGAAGTTCAGCTACTAGAAGCCAACCCTTCATATGCACATGTTAGATTTGAGGACGGACGTGAGGATACTGTGGCTATCAGTGATTTAGCTCGATGTCCTCGCGCTGTGCCACCTCCACCAGGGACCGGCAAGACACAGCTTGAGGATGAGGTTGAATCTGTCAATAAAGAAGATGCTTCTGAAACGCAGAATCTTGAACGGTCTATCTGTGATGATGTTACAAattctaataatgatgataagttgTCTGTTGCCCCTAGACGTTCtcaacgcatacgtcgtcctGTAGATCGTCTGAACTATAACTAA